From the genome of Nocardia sp. NBC_01503, one region includes:
- a CDS encoding DUF779 domain-containing protein — protein sequence MPAPGPRRVRATAAAMDLLRRLRVTHGPLMLHQSGGCCDGSAPMCYPAGEFVIGDRDVLLGLLDLRLSTGEQAITEPPSEDVAAVWISGPQFSAWQHTQLVLDVVPGRGSGFSLEAPEGYRFLSRGRVFEPAELDALNTAELITGETFERGARPVPSPEPQVVAEAVDACPVPGR from the coding sequence ATGCCCGCCCCCGGTCCCCGGCGGGTACGTGCGACCGCGGCGGCGATGGATCTGCTCCGTCGCCTCCGCGTCACGCACGGCCCACTCATGCTGCACCAGTCCGGTGGGTGCTGTGACGGCTCGGCTCCGATGTGTTATCCCGCAGGCGAATTCGTCATCGGCGACCGAGACGTCCTGCTCGGCCTCCTCGACCTGCGCCTGTCGACCGGCGAGCAGGCCATCACCGAGCCGCCATCGGAAGATGTTGCGGCGGTGTGGATCTCCGGCCCGCAGTTCTCCGCCTGGCAGCACACCCAACTGGTACTCGACGTAGTGCCCGGCCGCGGTTCGGGTTTCAGTCTCGAGGCCCCGGAAGGCTACCGATTCCTCAGCCGCGGAAGAGTTTTCGAACCGGCGGAACTAGATGCCCTGAACACCGCCGAACTCATCACCGGCGAGACCTTCGAACGCGGAGCCCGTCCGGTCCCGTCCCCGGAACCACAGGTCGTCGCCGAAGCCGTCGACGCCTGCCCTGTCCCTGGGCGATAG
- a CDS encoding AI-2E family transporter — MVIGRGLIWLAKWSLCLVAIAAGAWVLDVVLGKLWVAVLPVLLALVVSTVLWPPTRWLTARGLPPAVAASITTLGLLALLAGVIAGIVPSVVNQAPELSDRATEGVHRVRDWLHGPPLNIGDEQLNSAVDAIVGKVQSSAERIASGVFAGVSSATSAIVTLFLVLMLTFFFVKDGPKLLPWLHSKVGSRGGRHVEEVLNRIWVTLGGFIRTQALVSLIDAVLIGGGLVILRIPLAAVLTVLTFLGGFIPIVGAFVAGALAVLVALVTKGLTSALIVLAIIVVVQQLEGNVLQPILQSRSMQLHAVVVLLAITVGSSLYGIVGAFLSVPVAAVGAVVLRYLSEQIDASTAPAGGGSDLEVGVE; from the coding sequence GTGGTTATCGGGCGTGGGCTGATCTGGCTTGCGAAGTGGTCGCTGTGTTTGGTGGCCATCGCGGCGGGGGCCTGGGTACTCGATGTGGTGCTCGGGAAATTGTGGGTGGCGGTATTGCCGGTGTTGCTGGCGCTGGTGGTGTCGACGGTGCTGTGGCCGCCTACCCGATGGCTGACGGCGCGGGGGTTGCCGCCGGCCGTCGCGGCGTCGATCACCACGCTGGGTTTGCTCGCGTTGCTGGCGGGGGTGATCGCGGGGATTGTGCCGTCGGTGGTGAATCAGGCTCCGGAATTGTCGGATCGGGCCACCGAGGGCGTACATCGGGTACGGGATTGGTTGCACGGTCCGCCGCTGAATATCGGTGACGAGCAATTGAATTCGGCCGTGGACGCGATCGTCGGGAAGGTGCAGTCCAGCGCCGAGCGCATCGCATCCGGGGTCTTCGCCGGGGTGAGCTCGGCGACGTCGGCGATTGTCACGCTGTTCCTGGTGCTCATGCTGACGTTCTTCTTCGTCAAGGACGGCCCGAAATTGCTGCCCTGGCTGCACTCCAAGGTCGGCAGCCGCGGTGGGCGGCATGTCGAGGAGGTGCTGAACCGGATCTGGGTCACCCTCGGCGGATTCATTCGCACGCAGGCGCTGGTGAGTCTCATCGACGCGGTGCTGATCGGCGGCGGCCTGGTGATACTGCGGATTCCACTCGCGGCCGTGCTGACCGTACTGACCTTCCTGGGCGGTTTCATTCCGATTGTCGGCGCCTTCGTCGCCGGTGCGCTGGCCGTCCTGGTGGCGCTGGTGACCAAGGGTTTGACCAGCGCGCTCATCGTGCTGGCCATCATCGTGGTGGTGCAGCAGCTGGAAGGCAATGTGCTGCAACCGATTCTGCAGAGTCGCAGTATGCAGCTGCACGCCGTCGTGGTGCTGCTCGCCATCACTGTCGGCAGCTCCCTCTACGGCATTGTCGGCGCGTTCCTGTCGGTTCCCGTGGCGGCGGTGGGCGCGGTGGTGCTGCGTTATCTAAGCGAGCAGATCGACGCGAGCACCGCTCCGGCGGGAGGAGGATCGGATCTCGAGGTGGGCGTCGAATAG